In one window of Hemicordylus capensis ecotype Gifberg chromosome 10, rHemCap1.1.pri, whole genome shotgun sequence DNA:
- the LOC128334682 gene encoding signal peptide peptidase-like 2A isoform X4, with translation MYYDPDLISLPETLTDTTSMKLAILTPKWFCSDSDKPHESIQDKAVAVESGNCSLLQKGQMAQNLGAKAVLVVLKDRKFPPKGNMTQYKVSIPVVMIRELALHDMKESFGSNINVTLYAPPLSNFDFNMVFIFLIAVLIVALGSYWSGMKELEKLAVAPSSENSEETPETQTEEVIFNPLIIAGFFTICSVSLVLMYFFFKYLVYVFIAVFALLSSIDLYKCLRELVIRIPYGQCRLACYKINFEVRLFFLAGICLATSTVWVVFRNEESWSWILLDILGAAFCLDVITLLKVPSFKLCVLFLLLLFVYDIFFVFITPFLTKSGKSIMVEVATGSGDSKEKLPGLFKVPPVNFPSLMFCFPQFSMLGFGDVLLPGFQVAYCCRFDVRTGSHYVYFISCTIAYAVGLVITFVALILMKRGQPALLYLVPSTLITSAVVAFSRKEMKQFWNGST, from the exons ATGTATTATGATCCCGACTTGATCTCTCTTCCTGAGACCTTAACTGACACT acttctATGAAACTGGCAATCTTGACTCCCAAATGGTTCTGCAGTGATTCTGACAAGCCACATGAAAGTATCCAGGACAAGGCAGTTGCAGTGGAGAGTGGAAATTGCTCACTTTTGCAAAAGGGTCAAATGGCTCAAAATCTTGGTGCTAAAGCAGTGCTGGTTGTCTTGAAAGATAGGAAA TTTCCTCCTAAAGGTAACATGACCCAATATAAAGTCAGCATTCCTGTTGTGATGATCAGAGAATTGGCTTTACACGATATGAAAGAG AGTTTTGGAAGTAACATTAATGTGACGCTGTATGCCCCGCCTTTGTCAAACTTTGACTTCAATATGGTGTTCATATTTCTGATTGCCGTGCTCATTGTGGCACTGGGAAGCTATTGGAGTGGAATGAAGGAGCT TGAGAAACTGGCGGTTGCTCCAAGCTCTGAAAACTCAGAAGAAACACCAGAAACACAGACAGAGGAAGTTATATTTAATCCCCTGATTATTGCTGGATTTTTCACCATCTGTTCTGTTTCACTAGTTCTAATGTACTTCTTCTTTAAATATCTAG TATATGTCTTTATTGCAGTTTTCGCCTTGCTAAGTTCTATAGACCTGTACAAGTGTCTCAGAGAATTAGTTATCAGAATACCTTATGGACAATGCAG GCTTGCATGCTACAAAATAAACTTTGAAGTGAGACTTTTTTTTCTTGCTGGAATCTGCCTGGCAACATCTACTGTTTGGGTAGTGTTTCGAAATGAAGAGAG CTGGTCTTGGATTTTACTAGATATTTTGGGAGCTGCTTTTTGTCTGGACGTGATTACGTTATTGAAAGTACCCAGCTTCAAG TTATGTGTGCTGTTCCTACTCCTTCTCTTTGTGTACGATATATTTTTTGTCTTCATCACACCATTCCTTACAAAA AGCGGGAAAAGTATAATGGTTGAAGTTGCTACAGGTTCTGGTGACAGCAAAGAAAAG TTACCAGGGTTATTCAAAGTGCCTCCTGTGAACTTCCCTTCACTGATGTTTTGCTTCCCACAATTTTCAATGCTTGGATTCGGAGATGTTTTGCTGCCAG GTTTCCAGGTTGCCTATTGTTGCAGATTTGATGTTCGGACTGGATCCCACTATGTGTATTTCATTTCCTGTACTATAG CCTATGCTGTTGGCTTGGTGATCACATTTGTGGCCTTGATACTAAtgaaaagaggacaaccagcccTTCTCTACTTAGTACCATCCACGCTCATCACCAGTGCAGTAGTTGCTTTCAGCCGCAAAGAGATGAAACAGTTTTGGAATGGCAGCAcctaa
- the LOC128334682 gene encoding signal peptide peptidase-like 2A isoform X1, producing the protein MGASALALLRAALWALLPPLVNARYGILHAFKSSQPQLRNDYCMYYDPDLISLPETLTDTTSMKLAILTPKWFCSDSDKPHESIQDKAVAVESGNCSLLQKGQMAQNLGAKAVLVVLKDRKFPPKGNMTQYKVSIPVVMIRELALHDMKESFGSNINVTLYAPPLSNFDFNMVFIFLIAVLIVALGSYWSGMKELEKLAVAPSSENSEETPETQTEEVIFNPLIIAGFFTICSVSLVLMYFFFKYLVYVFIAVFALLSSIDLYKCLRELVIRIPYGQCRLACYKINFEVRLFFLAGICLATSTVWVVFRNEESWSWILLDILGAAFCLDVITLLKVPSFKLCVLFLLLLFVYDIFFVFITPFLTKSGKSIMVEVATGSGDSKEKLPGLFKVPPVNFPSLMFCFPQFSMLGFGDVLLPGFQVAYCCRFDVRTGSHYVYFISCTIAYAVGLVITFVALILMKRGQPALLYLVPSTLITSAVVAFSRKEMKQFWNGST; encoded by the exons ATGGGGGCTTCAGCCCTGGCGCTGCTGCGGGCCGCCCTCTGGGCCCTGCTCCCGCCACTG GTGAATGCTCGATATGGAATTTTGCATGCTTTTAAGAGCAGCCAGCCTCAGTTAAGAAACGACTACTGCATGTATTATGATCCCGACTTGATCTCTCTTCCTGAGACCTTAACTGACACT acttctATGAAACTGGCAATCTTGACTCCCAAATGGTTCTGCAGTGATTCTGACAAGCCACATGAAAGTATCCAGGACAAGGCAGTTGCAGTGGAGAGTGGAAATTGCTCACTTTTGCAAAAGGGTCAAATGGCTCAAAATCTTGGTGCTAAAGCAGTGCTGGTTGTCTTGAAAGATAGGAAA TTTCCTCCTAAAGGTAACATGACCCAATATAAAGTCAGCATTCCTGTTGTGATGATCAGAGAATTGGCTTTACACGATATGAAAGAG AGTTTTGGAAGTAACATTAATGTGACGCTGTATGCCCCGCCTTTGTCAAACTTTGACTTCAATATGGTGTTCATATTTCTGATTGCCGTGCTCATTGTGGCACTGGGAAGCTATTGGAGTGGAATGAAGGAGCT TGAGAAACTGGCGGTTGCTCCAAGCTCTGAAAACTCAGAAGAAACACCAGAAACACAGACAGAGGAAGTTATATTTAATCCCCTGATTATTGCTGGATTTTTCACCATCTGTTCTGTTTCACTAGTTCTAATGTACTTCTTCTTTAAATATCTAG TATATGTCTTTATTGCAGTTTTCGCCTTGCTAAGTTCTATAGACCTGTACAAGTGTCTCAGAGAATTAGTTATCAGAATACCTTATGGACAATGCAG GCTTGCATGCTACAAAATAAACTTTGAAGTGAGACTTTTTTTTCTTGCTGGAATCTGCCTGGCAACATCTACTGTTTGGGTAGTGTTTCGAAATGAAGAGAG CTGGTCTTGGATTTTACTAGATATTTTGGGAGCTGCTTTTTGTCTGGACGTGATTACGTTATTGAAAGTACCCAGCTTCAAG TTATGTGTGCTGTTCCTACTCCTTCTCTTTGTGTACGATATATTTTTTGTCTTCATCACACCATTCCTTACAAAA AGCGGGAAAAGTATAATGGTTGAAGTTGCTACAGGTTCTGGTGACAGCAAAGAAAAG TTACCAGGGTTATTCAAAGTGCCTCCTGTGAACTTCCCTTCACTGATGTTTTGCTTCCCACAATTTTCAATGCTTGGATTCGGAGATGTTTTGCTGCCAG GTTTCCAGGTTGCCTATTGTTGCAGATTTGATGTTCGGACTGGATCCCACTATGTGTATTTCATTTCCTGTACTATAG CCTATGCTGTTGGCTTGGTGATCACATTTGTGGCCTTGATACTAAtgaaaagaggacaaccagcccTTCTCTACTTAGTACCATCCACGCTCATCACCAGTGCAGTAGTTGCTTTCAGCCGCAAAGAGATGAAACAGTTTTGGAATGGCAGCAcctaa
- the LOC128334682 gene encoding signal peptide peptidase-like 2A isoform X2, with product MGASALALLRAALWALLPPLVNARYGILHAFKSSQPQLRNDYCMYYDPDLISLPETLTDTTSMKLAILTPKWFCSDSDKPHESIQDKAVAVESGNCSLLQKGQMAQNLGAKAVLVVLKDRKFPPKGNMTQYKVSIPVVMIRELALHDMKESFGSNINVTLYAPPLSNFDFNMVFIFLIAVLIVALGSYWSGMKELEKLAVAPSSENSEETPETQTEEVIFNPLIIAGFFTICSVSLVLMYFFFKYLVFALLSSIDLYKCLRELVIRIPYGQCRLACYKINFEVRLFFLAGICLATSTVWVVFRNEESWSWILLDILGAAFCLDVITLLKVPSFKLCVLFLLLLFVYDIFFVFITPFLTKSGKSIMVEVATGSGDSKEKLPGLFKVPPVNFPSLMFCFPQFSMLGFGDVLLPGFQVAYCCRFDVRTGSHYVYFISCTIAYAVGLVITFVALILMKRGQPALLYLVPSTLITSAVVAFSRKEMKQFWNGST from the exons ATGGGGGCTTCAGCCCTGGCGCTGCTGCGGGCCGCCCTCTGGGCCCTGCTCCCGCCACTG GTGAATGCTCGATATGGAATTTTGCATGCTTTTAAGAGCAGCCAGCCTCAGTTAAGAAACGACTACTGCATGTATTATGATCCCGACTTGATCTCTCTTCCTGAGACCTTAACTGACACT acttctATGAAACTGGCAATCTTGACTCCCAAATGGTTCTGCAGTGATTCTGACAAGCCACATGAAAGTATCCAGGACAAGGCAGTTGCAGTGGAGAGTGGAAATTGCTCACTTTTGCAAAAGGGTCAAATGGCTCAAAATCTTGGTGCTAAAGCAGTGCTGGTTGTCTTGAAAGATAGGAAA TTTCCTCCTAAAGGTAACATGACCCAATATAAAGTCAGCATTCCTGTTGTGATGATCAGAGAATTGGCTTTACACGATATGAAAGAG AGTTTTGGAAGTAACATTAATGTGACGCTGTATGCCCCGCCTTTGTCAAACTTTGACTTCAATATGGTGTTCATATTTCTGATTGCCGTGCTCATTGTGGCACTGGGAAGCTATTGGAGTGGAATGAAGGAGCT TGAGAAACTGGCGGTTGCTCCAAGCTCTGAAAACTCAGAAGAAACACCAGAAACACAGACAGAGGAAGTTATATTTAATCCCCTGATTATTGCTGGATTTTTCACCATCTGTTCTGTTTCACTAGTTCTAATGTACTTCTTCTTTAAATATCTAG TTTTCGCCTTGCTAAGTTCTATAGACCTGTACAAGTGTCTCAGAGAATTAGTTATCAGAATACCTTATGGACAATGCAG GCTTGCATGCTACAAAATAAACTTTGAAGTGAGACTTTTTTTTCTTGCTGGAATCTGCCTGGCAACATCTACTGTTTGGGTAGTGTTTCGAAATGAAGAGAG CTGGTCTTGGATTTTACTAGATATTTTGGGAGCTGCTTTTTGTCTGGACGTGATTACGTTATTGAAAGTACCCAGCTTCAAG TTATGTGTGCTGTTCCTACTCCTTCTCTTTGTGTACGATATATTTTTTGTCTTCATCACACCATTCCTTACAAAA AGCGGGAAAAGTATAATGGTTGAAGTTGCTACAGGTTCTGGTGACAGCAAAGAAAAG TTACCAGGGTTATTCAAAGTGCCTCCTGTGAACTTCCCTTCACTGATGTTTTGCTTCCCACAATTTTCAATGCTTGGATTCGGAGATGTTTTGCTGCCAG GTTTCCAGGTTGCCTATTGTTGCAGATTTGATGTTCGGACTGGATCCCACTATGTGTATTTCATTTCCTGTACTATAG CCTATGCTGTTGGCTTGGTGATCACATTTGTGGCCTTGATACTAAtgaaaagaggacaaccagcccTTCTCTACTTAGTACCATCCACGCTCATCACCAGTGCAGTAGTTGCTTTCAGCCGCAAAGAGATGAAACAGTTTTGGAATGGCAGCAcctaa
- the LOC128334682 gene encoding signal peptide peptidase-like 2A isoform X3 has translation MGASALALLRAALWALLPPLVNARYGILHAFKSSQPQLRNDYCMYYDPDLISLPETLTDTTSMKLAILTPKWFCSDSDKPHESIQDKAVAVESGNCSLLQKGQMAQNLGAKAVLVVLKDRKFPPKGNMTQYKVSIPVVMIRELALHDMKESFGSNINVTLYAPPLSNFDFNMVFIFLIAVLIVALGSYWSGMKELEKLAVAPSSENSEETPETQTEEVIFNPLIIAGFFTICSVSLVLMYFFFKYLVYVFIAVFALLSSIDLYKCLRELVIRIPYGQCRLACYKINFEVRLFFLAGICLATSTVWVVFRNEESWSWILLDILGAAFCLDVITLLKVPSFKLCVLFLLLLFVYDIFFVFITPFLTKSGKSIMVEVATGSGDSKEKLPGLFKVPPVNFPSLMFCFPQFSMLGFGDVLLPAYAVGLVITFVALILMKRGQPALLYLVPSTLITSAVVAFSRKEMKQFWNGST, from the exons ATGGGGGCTTCAGCCCTGGCGCTGCTGCGGGCCGCCCTCTGGGCCCTGCTCCCGCCACTG GTGAATGCTCGATATGGAATTTTGCATGCTTTTAAGAGCAGCCAGCCTCAGTTAAGAAACGACTACTGCATGTATTATGATCCCGACTTGATCTCTCTTCCTGAGACCTTAACTGACACT acttctATGAAACTGGCAATCTTGACTCCCAAATGGTTCTGCAGTGATTCTGACAAGCCACATGAAAGTATCCAGGACAAGGCAGTTGCAGTGGAGAGTGGAAATTGCTCACTTTTGCAAAAGGGTCAAATGGCTCAAAATCTTGGTGCTAAAGCAGTGCTGGTTGTCTTGAAAGATAGGAAA TTTCCTCCTAAAGGTAACATGACCCAATATAAAGTCAGCATTCCTGTTGTGATGATCAGAGAATTGGCTTTACACGATATGAAAGAG AGTTTTGGAAGTAACATTAATGTGACGCTGTATGCCCCGCCTTTGTCAAACTTTGACTTCAATATGGTGTTCATATTTCTGATTGCCGTGCTCATTGTGGCACTGGGAAGCTATTGGAGTGGAATGAAGGAGCT TGAGAAACTGGCGGTTGCTCCAAGCTCTGAAAACTCAGAAGAAACACCAGAAACACAGACAGAGGAAGTTATATTTAATCCCCTGATTATTGCTGGATTTTTCACCATCTGTTCTGTTTCACTAGTTCTAATGTACTTCTTCTTTAAATATCTAG TATATGTCTTTATTGCAGTTTTCGCCTTGCTAAGTTCTATAGACCTGTACAAGTGTCTCAGAGAATTAGTTATCAGAATACCTTATGGACAATGCAG GCTTGCATGCTACAAAATAAACTTTGAAGTGAGACTTTTTTTTCTTGCTGGAATCTGCCTGGCAACATCTACTGTTTGGGTAGTGTTTCGAAATGAAGAGAG CTGGTCTTGGATTTTACTAGATATTTTGGGAGCTGCTTTTTGTCTGGACGTGATTACGTTATTGAAAGTACCCAGCTTCAAG TTATGTGTGCTGTTCCTACTCCTTCTCTTTGTGTACGATATATTTTTTGTCTTCATCACACCATTCCTTACAAAA AGCGGGAAAAGTATAATGGTTGAAGTTGCTACAGGTTCTGGTGACAGCAAAGAAAAG TTACCAGGGTTATTCAAAGTGCCTCCTGTGAACTTCCCTTCACTGATGTTTTGCTTCCCACAATTTTCAATGCTTGGATTCGGAGATGTTTTGCTGCCAG CCTATGCTGTTGGCTTGGTGATCACATTTGTGGCCTTGATACTAAtgaaaagaggacaaccagcccTTCTCTACTTAGTACCATCCACGCTCATCACCAGTGCAGTAGTTGCTTTCAGCCGCAAAGAGATGAAACAGTTTTGGAATGGCAGCAcctaa